In the genome of Aridibaculum aurantiacum, one region contains:
- the ubiE gene encoding bifunctional demethylmenaquinone methyltransferase/2-methoxy-6-polyprenyl-1,4-benzoquinol methylase UbiE, whose translation MAKFAHDNIVPFKESELTKKQQVATMFDKIAFRYDFLNRFLSAGIDVGWRKKAIKQLKEIQPKQVLDVATGTGDVAIMTYKKLMPAKITGIDISEGMLEVGRKKIAKLGLEKAIELIKGDSERIEFPDASFDAVTVAFGVRNYENLERGLGEMLRVLKPGGKLVVLEFSRPKQPLFKALYNLYMKVVTPSVGKLVSKNKDAYQYLNDSVRRFPEGDEFLQILQGVGFSKTYKKSLTFGIATIYCGSK comes from the coding sequence ATGGCAAAATTTGCACACGATAACATTGTTCCTTTCAAAGAAAGTGAACTGACCAAGAAACAGCAGGTGGCAACCATGTTTGATAAGATTGCCTTCCGCTACGACTTTTTGAACCGTTTTTTATCCGCAGGTATTGATGTTGGCTGGCGTAAGAAGGCAATAAAACAACTGAAAGAAATTCAACCTAAACAGGTGTTGGATGTGGCAACAGGAACCGGTGATGTTGCTATTATGACCTACAAGAAGTTAATGCCGGCTAAGATAACAGGCATAGACATAAGCGAAGGCATGCTGGAAGTCGGACGGAAGAAAATTGCTAAGCTGGGCCTGGAAAAAGCAATAGAATTAATTAAAGGCGATAGTGAAAGAATAGAATTTCCTGATGCTTCATTTGATGCGGTAACAGTAGCGTTTGGTGTAAGAAATTATGAGAACCTGGAACGGGGACTAGGTGAAATGTTGCGTGTATTGAAGCCCGGAGGCAAATTGGTTGTACTGGAATTTTCGCGGCCAAAGCAACCTCTTTTCAAAGCTTTATACAACCTGTATATGAAGGTGGTGACACCAAGCGTTGGAAAACTGGTGTCAAAAAATAAGGACGCATACCAATACCTGAATGATTCTGTTAGGCGCTTTCCAGAGGGAGATGAATTCCTGCAAATATTGCAGGGTGTTGGATTTTCTAAAACATATAAAAAGTCGCTCACTTTTGGTATTGCCACTATCTATTGTGGTAGCAAGTAA
- a CDS encoding phage holin family protein, with product MEHDKAGFFAEVKDIAEKYVQDRLLLAKLEATEKVAGLVSKLYIIFPLAILAFFITMIASFLAGYYLSVWLGAYWAGYGIILLLYIILFFWLLYLHRSKLKHTVANKVVEAIFDNKHE from the coding sequence ATGGAACATGACAAAGCAGGATTTTTTGCAGAAGTAAAAGACATAGCTGAAAAATATGTACAAGACAGGCTGCTGCTGGCAAAGCTTGAAGCCACAGAAAAAGTAGCTGGTTTGGTTTCTAAACTGTATATCATATTTCCATTGGCCATTCTTGCCTTCTTCATCACAATGATTGCCTCATTCCTGGCAGGCTATTATTTATCGGTGTGGCTAGGCGCTTATTGGGCGGGTTACGGCATTATCCTGCTGCTTTATATCATACTCTTTTTTTGGCTGCTATACCTGCACCGCAGTAAGTTGAAACATACTGTGGCCAACAAAGTAGTAGAAGCCATTTTTGATAATAAACATGAATAA
- a CDS encoding AI-2E family transporter — MDIPVIKFDPEEKKVVQTEPAVKGLEPQKLDHKINRYFFLAIIIIFGLILYYSLSQFFTAFLGAVIFYVLSKKRMDKLVKRGWKKPAAATVIMLISLIIIIVPILIVGFLLYQKGRFYIANPDLLVQSLHQLQAKLQQNYNLAFLSDENIMKVKTFVTGAITNLLNESLGFFVTISMLYFFFYFMLININRMEAAIVFFLPFKREKIELFGKELVALTFSNSIGVPAIAVAQGVIGYIGYLIVGLPEAGFWAVMTGFASIVPIVGSALIWAPATIYLFTVNQTWEGIFLGLWGVLVIGVSDNVVRFVLAKKMADVHPIVTVLGVIMGLQYFGIAGLVFGPVLISYFIILLKIYYLEYQSVVPVIKKRRSVPIRFNLPFLGGPSKKKKIPNDSNRSKRP, encoded by the coding sequence ATGGACATACCTGTAATTAAGTTCGATCCGGAGGAAAAAAAAGTAGTACAGACTGAACCTGCAGTCAAAGGCTTAGAGCCTCAAAAGCTCGATCATAAGATCAACAGGTATTTTTTCCTGGCCATCATTATCATTTTTGGACTGATACTTTACTATAGCCTTAGCCAGTTTTTTACTGCGTTTTTAGGTGCAGTTATTTTTTATGTGCTTAGTAAGAAAAGAATGGACAAGCTGGTGAAGCGCGGTTGGAAGAAGCCGGCAGCAGCTACAGTCATTATGCTCATTTCGCTCATAATTATCATTGTACCTATTCTCATAGTTGGTTTTTTGCTGTACCAGAAAGGGCGGTTTTACATTGCCAATCCTGATTTGCTGGTGCAAAGCCTTCATCAATTGCAGGCTAAGCTGCAGCAGAATTACAACCTGGCTTTTCTTTCAGATGAGAACATTATGAAGGTTAAAACCTTTGTTACCGGCGCTATCACCAACTTGCTCAATGAAAGTCTGGGGTTCTTTGTTACTATCTCTATGCTGTACTTCTTCTTTTACTTTATGCTTATCAACATAAATAGGATGGAGGCAGCAATTGTTTTCTTCCTGCCATTCAAGCGGGAAAAAATAGAGCTGTTTGGAAAGGAACTGGTAGCACTCACCTTTAGTAATTCTATTGGTGTGCCTGCCATTGCAGTAGCACAAGGAGTAATCGGATATATAGGATATCTTATAGTTGGGCTTCCTGAAGCTGGATTTTGGGCAGTGATGACCGGTTTTGCTTCTATAGTACCCATTGTTGGTTCTGCGCTTATTTGGGCACCGGCAACCATTTATCTTTTTACTGTCAATCAAACCTGGGAGGGCATTTTCTTAGGTTTATGGGGCGTGTTAGTTATAGGCGTTTCTGATAATGTAGTAAGGTTTGTGTTGGCAAAAAAGATGGCAGATGTACATCCCATTGTTACGGTACTGGGCGTGATTATGGGTCTTCAATATTTTGGAATTGCCGGTTTAGTGTTTGGACCGGTACTCATTTCTTATTTTATCATTCTTCTAAAGATCTATTACCTGGAGTATCAAAGTGTGGTTCCGGTCATCAAAAAACGGCGTAGTGTCCCCATTCGCTTTAACTTGCCTTTTTTAGGAGGACCGTCTAAAAAGAAAAAGATACCAAATGACAGTAATAGAAGTAAAAGACCATAA
- a CDS encoding VanZ family protein, with amino-acid sequence MGKETILLLFYLYMVALLNLTISKNFGSPNPESPISKVNLVPLVRVYERYIYAKDNADVSHMHTLLQDVIGNMILFLPLGLLLPVLFKRLRKFWIIIMLAACLSTFIEVYQFFLRYAHIYRFSDIDDIFWNITGACIGYKLFKLVGKRNAATMPG; translated from the coding sequence GTGGGGAAAGAGACAATCCTGCTACTGTTCTACTTATATATGGTGGCTCTTCTAAATCTTACCATTTCTAAAAATTTTGGCTCACCAAATCCTGAAAGCCCGATCAGCAAGGTAAACCTGGTGCCGTTGGTAAGGGTTTATGAAAGATATATTTATGCGAAGGATAATGCAGACGTTTCGCACATGCACACGCTGTTACAGGATGTTATTGGCAATATGATCCTTTTCCTTCCGCTGGGCCTATTGCTGCCTGTTTTGTTCAAGAGACTAAGAAAATTCTGGATCATAATCATGCTTGCAGCCTGCCTTTCAACATTTATTGAGGTATACCAGTTTTTCCTCCGATACGCTCACATTTACCGGTTTTCCGATATAGATGACATCTTCTGGAACATCACCGGCGCATGCATTGGCTACAAGTTGTTCAAACTTGTCGGTAAAAGAAATGCAGCCACAATGCCTGGTTGA
- a CDS encoding DNA polymerase III subunit gamma/tau: MPGNKPGKDPEWQREQKRVDKICIKVQVHPANRFKRLKVVTSEETGSKTLWLFTIGFTRTSCAKQPLTALANFANLHPCPLYKAIYMEKFIVSARKYRPQNFNTVVGQSHITTTLKNAIRNEQLAHAFLFCGPRGVGKTTCARILAKTINCENLQADGEACNTCNSCKSFNDGASLNIHELDAASNNSVDDIRALVEQVRFAPQAGKYKVYIVDEVHMLSSSAFNAFLKTLEEPPSYAIFILATTEKHKILPTILSRCQIFDFKRITNNDTVEHLQDIIKKEEIQAEKAALQVIAQKSEGCMRDSLSILDKIVSFTNGSVTYQNTLEHLNILDHDYYFKLLDTQLNQDMAGAMLLYDEINRKGFEGDLVLNGYAEFIRNILVSQNPKAASLLDVVEGLEEKYQQTAKRVSPAFLVGALNILNEAEINYKMSRNKRLHVEMTLIKLSFLQQAISLTYDSETGAVVKKKRVNGPVALKFEPIRSLQIKPGAAPVPTPAPASPPAAKLYIQTQPAANQLAEPAPKPAMPAVATASATAVAAEIAEVAVAERPVPPPPAAGGKKSLLQNIRDKHLGAKGNIQVKQAIDLCDEKLQEAWQIYVERLKQQLKHSVVTVFNIARLECVNESHFSITVSTSLEQKFIDGEKLDLLEHLKSFFNNRNIGYQVIVQEVPQEKREVEVNLTTREKYNVLIEQYPLIKELRDRLKLELDY; the protein is encoded by the coding sequence ATGCCAGGTAATAAACCTGGTAAAGATCCAGAATGGCAACGAGAGCAGAAGCGGGTAGATAAGATTTGTATAAAAGTACAAGTGCATCCTGCAAATAGGTTCAAGCGCCTGAAAGTAGTAACTTCTGAAGAAACAGGCAGCAAGACATTATGGTTGTTTACAATTGGTTTTACAAGAACATCTTGTGCAAAACAACCGCTAACAGCATTAGCAAACTTTGCTAATTTGCACCCCTGCCCACTATACAAGGCGATTTACATGGAGAAGTTTATTGTTTCAGCTAGAAAATACAGGCCCCAGAATTTCAACACGGTTGTTGGTCAAAGTCATATAACTACCACACTTAAAAATGCTATACGCAACGAGCAACTGGCTCACGCATTTCTATTTTGTGGACCTCGTGGTGTGGGTAAAACAACCTGTGCTCGTATTCTTGCTAAAACCATCAACTGCGAAAACCTGCAAGCCGATGGCGAAGCATGTAACACATGTAACAGCTGTAAAAGCTTCAATGATGGGGCTTCGCTCAACATACACGAGCTGGATGCTGCCAGCAACAACTCAGTAGATGATATTCGGGCGTTGGTAGAGCAGGTGCGCTTTGCGCCACAGGCAGGAAAATACAAGGTGTACATTGTGGATGAGGTTCACATGCTCAGCTCAAGTGCCTTCAATGCTTTTCTGAAAACGCTGGAAGAACCGCCATCCTATGCCATTTTCATTCTGGCTACTACCGAAAAACATAAGATACTTCCTACAATTCTTAGCCGTTGCCAGATTTTTGATTTCAAACGCATCACCAACAACGATACGGTAGAGCACCTGCAGGATATCATTAAAAAAGAAGAGATACAGGCAGAGAAAGCAGCTTTGCAGGTGATTGCCCAGAAGAGTGAAGGCTGTATGCGGGATTCATTGAGTATCCTCGATAAGATCGTCAGCTTTACCAATGGCAGCGTCACCTACCAGAACACGCTGGAGCACCTGAACATTCTTGATCACGATTATTATTTCAAACTACTGGATACGCAGCTAAACCAGGATATGGCTGGCGCTATGCTCCTTTACGACGAGATAAACCGTAAAGGTTTTGAAGGCGACCTTGTTCTAAATGGTTATGCTGAGTTCATTCGTAATATCCTGGTTTCGCAAAATCCTAAAGCAGCTTCACTACTTGACGTGGTAGAAGGACTGGAGGAAAAATACCAACAGACTGCAAAGCGCGTTTCGCCTGCATTCCTGGTAGGTGCACTCAATATTTTAAATGAAGCAGAGATCAACTACAAAATGAGCCGTAACAAACGCCTTCATGTAGAGATGACGCTCATAAAATTGAGTTTCCTGCAGCAGGCTATTTCACTTACTTACGATAGTGAGACCGGCGCGGTGGTAAAAAAAAAGAGGGTTAACGGTCCGGTAGCGCTCAAGTTTGAGCCAATAAGGTCTCTGCAAATAAAGCCGGGAGCAGCTCCTGTTCCTACGCCTGCACCAGCTTCCCCGCCTGCAGCCAAACTTTATATTCAAACGCAGCCAGCAGCAAACCAACTTGCCGAACCAGCACCAAAACCAGCAATGCCTGCTGTGGCTACTGCCAGTGCAACCGCTGTGGCGGCAGAAATTGCGGAAGTAGCCGTGGCTGAACGGCCAGTGCCACCTCCGCCTGCAGCCGGAGGTAAGAAATCTTTGTTGCAGAATATCCGCGACAAACATTTAGGAGCAAAAGGTAACATACAGGTAAAGCAGGCAATTGATCTTTGCGATGAAAAACTGCAGGAAGCATGGCAGATATATGTAGAACGACTGAAGCAGCAGCTGAAACACTCAGTGGTAACTGTTTTCAATATTGCTCGCCTGGAGTGTGTAAACGAGAGCCATTTCTCTATCACTGTTTCTACATCCCTGGAACAAAAATTCATTGACGGAGAAAAACTGGACCTGCTGGAACACCTCAAGTCGTTTTTCAACAACCGGAATATTGGCTACCAGGTAATAGTGCAGGAAGTGCCGCAGGAAAAAAGGGAAGTGGAGGTAAATCTTACCACCCGTGAAAAATATAATGTGTTGATTGAGCAGTATCCACTGATAAAAGAACTGCGTGACCGGTTAAAACTTGAGTTGGATTATTGA
- a CDS encoding pyruvate dehydrogenase complex dihydrolipoamide acetyltransferase encodes MAEVILMPRLSDTMTEGVIAAWHKNVGDQVKKGDLLAEIETDKATMELESYQQGVLLHRGATDGEKLQVNDLLAIIGKEGEDVSALVAQHAGGASAEAPAQEAPAQAQAPAQEQKQEAAPAPQPQQESQSSSIDISKMEEVVLMPRLSDTMTEGVIATWQKKVGEQVKKGDVLAEIETDKATMELESYKDGVLLYQGANEGDKIAVNDLLCIIGKEGMDIDAIVTAAKGGGAASGGNEAPQEQAQPQPQASSQAAPAAQPQQEVVNEGRIIASPLAKKLAEEKGVDLRYVKGSGDNGRIVKQDVDAYQPSQQQAAKPQQAAEAPKAEAPKAEAPKPAAPKAAAGMESYDEVPVSQMRKTIARRLAESKFSAPHFYLTMSIDMDKAVEIRGKLNEISKVKISFNDMVLKAVAVSLKQHPKVNSSWLGDKIRYNHHVNIGVAVAVDEGLLVPVVRNADMKGLSAIAAEVKEYAQKAKDKKLQPSDWEGSTFTISNLGMFGIDEFTAIINPPDACILAVGGISKVPVVKNGAVVPGNVMKVTLSCDHRVVDGASGAAFLQTLKSLLEEPMMMMV; translated from the coding sequence ATGGCAGAAGTGATTTTAATGCCCCGGCTAAGCGATACCATGACAGAGGGTGTAATAGCTGCATGGCACAAGAACGTAGGAGACCAGGTAAAGAAAGGTGATCTTCTTGCAGAAATAGAAACAGATAAAGCCACCATGGAACTGGAAAGTTACCAGCAGGGCGTGCTGCTACACCGCGGCGCTACCGATGGCGAAAAACTACAGGTAAACGATCTACTTGCAATTATTGGTAAAGAAGGCGAAGATGTGTCTGCATTGGTAGCACAACACGCTGGCGGTGCCTCTGCCGAAGCGCCTGCGCAGGAAGCGCCTGCACAAGCTCAAGCTCCTGCACAGGAACAAAAGCAAGAAGCAGCTCCTGCACCTCAGCCTCAACAAGAAAGTCAATCTTCTTCTATAGACATTTCTAAAATGGAAGAAGTGGTGCTGATGCCACGCCTTAGCGATACTATGACTGAGGGCGTAATTGCTACCTGGCAAAAGAAGGTAGGAGAGCAGGTGAAGAAAGGTGATGTACTTGCTGAGATAGAAACAGATAAGGCCACCATGGAATTGGAGAGTTACAAAGACGGTGTGCTCTTGTACCAGGGTGCTAACGAAGGAGATAAAATAGCAGTAAATGATCTGCTTTGTATTATAGGTAAGGAAGGAATGGATATAGATGCCATAGTAACTGCTGCCAAAGGTGGAGGTGCTGCTAGCGGAGGAAACGAAGCTCCGCAAGAGCAGGCGCAACCACAGCCACAGGCTTCGAGCCAGGCAGCGCCAGCAGCGCAGCCACAGCAGGAAGTGGTGAATGAAGGACGTATCATTGCTTCTCCACTTGCTAAAAAACTTGCTGAAGAAAAAGGTGTAGACCTGCGTTATGTAAAAGGTAGCGGCGACAACGGCCGTATTGTAAAGCAGGATGTAGACGCATACCAACCATCGCAGCAGCAAGCTGCCAAGCCACAGCAGGCTGCCGAAGCTCCAAAAGCTGAAGCACCTAAGGCTGAAGCGCCTAAACCAGCAGCACCAAAAGCAGCTGCAGGCATGGAGAGCTACGACGAAGTACCGGTCTCGCAAATGCGTAAAACCATTGCACGTCGCTTAGCAGAAAGTAAATTCTCTGCTCCGCATTTCTACCTTACTATGTCTATTGATATGGATAAAGCTGTAGAGATAAGGGGTAAGCTTAACGAGATATCTAAGGTGAAGATCAGCTTCAACGATATGGTACTGAAAGCAGTAGCCGTTTCTCTGAAGCAGCATCCAAAAGTAAATAGCAGCTGGCTGGGTGATAAGATCCGTTACAATCATCACGTGAACATAGGTGTAGCAGTAGCCGTAGATGAAGGCCTGCTGGTACCTGTAGTGCGAAATGCTGATATGAAAGGATTAAGTGCCATAGCAGCAGAAGTAAAAGAATACGCTCAGAAAGCAAAAGATAAAAAGTTGCAACCTTCAGATTGGGAAGGCAGCACCTTTACCATTAGCAACCTTGGTATGTTTGGTATAGACGAATTCACTGCTATCATCAATCCACCAGATGCATGTATACTGGCAGTAGGCGGTATATCTAAAGTGCCTGTTGTAAAGAATGGTGCAGTTGTTCCAGGAAATGTAATGAAGGTAACCTTGAGCTGCGATCACCGTGTAGTAGATGGTGCATCAGGAGCTGCATTCCTTCAAACACTGAAGTCGCTATTGGAAGAACCAATGATGATGATGGTGTAG
- a CDS encoding GbsR/MarR family transcriptional regulator has product MNLPEAKAQFIQSWGVLGSQWGINRTMAQIHALLLVSAKPLSTEEIMEQLSVSRGNTNMNVRELIDWDLVHKVITPGERKEFFEAEKDIWKVATLIMYQRKKRELDPMVKTLNQLSNIEGEENDADVKAFTETVGNIKKFAGQAEKTLDTIIKAEENWFWGSFLKLFR; this is encoded by the coding sequence ATGAATTTACCAGAAGCAAAAGCACAATTCATACAAAGCTGGGGCGTACTTGGCAGCCAATGGGGGATCAATAGAACCATGGCTCAAATTCATGCTTTGCTGCTGGTTTCAGCTAAGCCACTGAGCACAGAAGAGATTATGGAGCAACTGAGTGTTAGCCGGGGAAACACCAACATGAACGTGCGTGAGCTGATAGACTGGGACCTGGTGCATAAGGTGATCACTCCTGGTGAGCGAAAAGAATTTTTTGAAGCTGAGAAAGACATATGGAAAGTGGCCACCTTGATTATGTACCAGCGTAAAAAACGCGAACTGGACCCAATGGTGAAAACGCTAAACCAATTAAGTAATATAGAAGGAGAAGAGAATGATGCAGATGTGAAAGCTTTTACCGAAACTGTAGGAAACATTAAAAAGTTTGCAGGGCAAGCAGAAAAAACCCTGGATACAATTATCAAAGCTGAAGAGAATTGGTTTTGGGGTAGTTTCTTGAAATTGTTCAGGTAG
- a CDS encoding TIGR01777 family oxidoreductase — MRPKIVIAGGTGFIGRYLAKWYAPTHEVVILSRQQPAAGNNAFQEFTVRENMRLVQWDGKSAGEWVKELDGAEMVINLAGKSVNCRYTKKNKQEIFDSRTNASKAIAQAIREVVTPPKLWVNAASATIYRHATDRPQDEFTGEMHNDFSVQVCKLWEKTFFEERTPFTRKVALRMAITLGPGGVMVPFLNLVKFGLGGRQGSGSQMFSWVHIDDVCRVIDFVKQHDELEGVFNVAAPGAVTNAEFMRLLRQVTGHKIGLPAYEWMLKVGAIFIGTETELILKSRWVKPSRLTNEGFTFRYPGLQQAMEAIIRQLPRKQYHLF; from the coding sequence ATGAGACCTAAAATAGTTATAGCCGGGGGAACCGGTTTTATAGGCCGCTACTTGGCCAAATGGTACGCCCCAACGCACGAGGTGGTAATACTGAGCCGGCAGCAGCCGGCAGCTGGTAATAATGCATTTCAAGAATTTACTGTAAGGGAGAATATGCGCCTGGTACAATGGGATGGAAAATCTGCAGGTGAATGGGTAAAAGAATTGGACGGAGCTGAAATGGTCATCAACCTTGCAGGTAAAAGCGTGAATTGCCGGTATACGAAGAAGAATAAACAAGAAATCTTTGACAGCAGAACCAACGCTTCTAAGGCCATAGCACAAGCTATAAGAGAAGTTGTAACGCCGCCAAAGCTGTGGGTTAATGCTGCATCTGCTACTATTTATCGCCATGCTACTGACCGGCCACAGGATGAATTTACTGGTGAAATGCACAACGACTTTAGCGTGCAGGTGTGTAAGCTTTGGGAGAAGACATTTTTTGAAGAGCGTACACCATTTACCCGCAAAGTAGCTTTAAGAATGGCCATCACGTTAGGTCCTGGCGGTGTAATGGTTCCTTTTCTCAACCTTGTAAAGTTTGGCCTTGGCGGCAGGCAGGGAAGCGGCAGCCAAATGTTTAGCTGGGTACATATAGATGATGTGTGCCGGGTGATAGATTTTGTAAAACAGCACGATGAACTGGAAGGCGTTTTCAATGTAGCTGCACCGGGTGCTGTTACCAATGCTGAATTTATGCGGTTGCTTCGGCAGGTTACAGGGCACAAGATCGGCCTGCCTGCTTACGAGTGGATGCTGAAGGTTGGAGCCATATTCATTGGTACAGAAACAGAACTTATCTTAAAAAGCAGGTGGGTAAAACCATCTAGGCTTACTAATGAAGGCTTCACCTTTCGCTACCCTGGGTTGCAGCAGGCAATGGAGGCAATCATCAGGCAGTTGCCCCGTAAACAGTACCACCTGTTTTAA
- a CDS encoding CoA-binding protein produces the protein MMGKKTLVLGASDNPSRYSYICINKLRAYQHPVVAVGRKEGAVAGIDIQKGLPEEEDIDTITLYLNPTNQLPYYDYILGLQPKRIIFNPGTENDELYELAKKKGIKPVEACTLVMLSTGQY, from the coding sequence ATGATGGGAAAGAAAACTTTAGTATTAGGCGCATCAGACAATCCATCGAGGTATAGCTATATATGTATAAACAAGCTGCGTGCTTACCAGCACCCGGTGGTGGCGGTGGGCCGTAAAGAGGGAGCAGTAGCAGGCATTGACATACAAAAAGGACTTCCTGAAGAAGAAGATATAGATACTATCACTCTGTATCTGAATCCTACTAACCAACTTCCTTATTATGATTATATCCTGGGGCTGCAGCCAAAGAGGATCATCTTCAACCCAGGTACAGAAAACGATGAACTGTACGAACTGGCAAAGAAGAAAGGAATAAAACCTGTTGAGGCATGTACGTTGGTGATGCTCAGTACCGGTCAATATTAA
- a CDS encoding ribonuclease H-like YkuK family protein, translating into MQWRKFSGEPLNLPIKDAVETAIKKEAAAGNKLKVCIGTDSQVKGQETEFATVIVFLREGHGGFMYIHNEKTRLKYSIKERMLVEVAKSIEIAYELCHLFTDYDVDMEVHADINTNPHFKSNDALKEAMGYILGMGFAFKAKPEAFASSSCANKVVN; encoded by the coding sequence ATGCAATGGAGAAAGTTCAGCGGTGAGCCATTAAATCTTCCAATAAAAGATGCGGTAGAAACAGCCATTAAGAAAGAAGCCGCAGCGGGTAACAAACTGAAGGTGTGCATAGGCACCGATAGCCAGGTAAAAGGGCAGGAAACTGAATTTGCCACGGTAATTGTTTTTCTGCGCGAAGGCCACGGAGGGTTTATGTATATCCACAACGAAAAGACCCGCCTGAAGTACAGCATTAAAGAGAGAATGCTGGTAGAAGTAGCAAAAAGTATTGAGATCGCATACGAACTATGCCACCTGTTTACAGATTACGATGTAGATATGGAGGTACATGCCGATATCAATACCAATCCACACTTCAAAAGCAACGATGCGCTAAAAGAAGCTATGGGTTACATCTTAGGGATGGGATTTGCTTTCAAAGCCAAGCCCGAAGCTTTTGCCAGCAGCAGCTGCGCCAATAAGGTTGTAAACTGA
- the yihA gene encoding ribosome biogenesis GTP-binding protein YihA/YsxC yields the protein MIIKKAEYLISSPDFAQCPAPDRPEYAFIGRSNVGKSSLINMLANNQKLAKTSSSPGKTQMINHFTITSSPSELSKNTDQWYLVDLPGYGFAKVSQSSRRKWEQMIENYLRKRENLLHVFVLIDSRIPPQKIDLDFINQLGVWQVPFNIIFTKSDKEKQSVVAANVKAFFEAMRKTWQFLPLHFVTSAIKKQGRDKILAFINQSNKEW from the coding sequence ATGATCATCAAAAAAGCGGAATATCTTATTTCCAGCCCTGATTTTGCACAATGCCCTGCCCCCGACCGGCCAGAATATGCATTTATTGGCCGAAGCAATGTAGGCAAGTCATCGCTGATAAATATGCTGGCAAATAATCAGAAGCTGGCTAAAACATCTTCTTCGCCGGGAAAAACGCAAATGATCAACCACTTCACCATAACCAGCAGCCCCAGCGAGTTGTCGAAGAATACAGATCAGTGGTATTTGGTGGATCTGCCGGGATATGGTTTTGCCAAAGTTTCGCAGAGTAGCCGACGCAAGTGGGAACAGATGATTGAGAACTACCTGCGCAAACGCGAAAACCTGCTGCATGTATTCGTGCTCATAGACAGTCGTATTCCGCCACAAAAAATAGATCTTGACTTCATTAATCAACTGGGCGTATGGCAGGTGCCTTTCAATATCATTTTTACCAAAAGCGACAAAGAGAAGCAAAGTGTGGTGGCAGCCAATGTAAAAGCATTTTTTGAGGCCATGCGAAAAACATGGCAGTTTCTTCCGCTCCACTTTGTTACAAGTGCCATTAAAAAGCAGGGGAGGGATAAGATCCTGGCTTTTATCAACCAGTCAAACAAAGAATGGTAA